A segment of the Curtobacterium sp. MCSS17_007 genome:
CGGACGTCATGGCCGCCGACGTCGCTGCTCCGACCGCGACCTGCTGGATCTGAGCGAGCACGGATCGCACCGCCGGCGATGCCCAGTCGCCGGTGACGACGGCGCGGACGTGCTCCCGGTCGACAGGGCCGAACTGGGCGACGAGCGTGTTCGTCGCGTCGAGCAGCCCGATGAGGGTCGCGGTGTACGCGGACGGGACGGCGTGACCGGCGAGGACGTCCGCCACGGCTGACCGGACGAGTGCTTCGGGGCCTCCGTCGCGCTCGGGGTGTCGCGTGGTGGTGAAGAGGAGCAGCGTGCGCCGCCGCTCTTCGGCGAGGATCCCGCGCTGCACGAGGCCGGCGAGGACCGCCTCGCGGAGCGAACCGTTGCCGAGGTGCCGCACCCACCACTCAGCTGGGTGCTGAGGAGCCGCGGCGATGGATCCGAGCGCGGCGTCGAGCACCTGGTTCCCGGTCGGCTCCCAGGACGCCAGGACCACGCGGTCGACGTGCAGGGTGACGGCGTTGCGGAGTGCGAGGTCGGAGAGCACGGCACCGGCGAGGCCGAGGTCGAAGCGCGTCGCGTTCGCGGACCGCCGACCGTCGGGCGTGGTCTGCAGCAGCGCGAACGACTCGGGGACGGTGAGCATCTCGGCCATGTCGTCAGCGTCCCACGCGATGCGGGCAGAGGTCGAGCCTCCAGCCCCAGGGCCGGGACGACGGAGCCGGAGCCCGGGTCGGTTCGACCTTGCTGAACTCCTCCGTGGCTCTGCGCGAGGCATGGACGTTCTTCAGCAGCGCCGCAGCACCCGCTCCATCGCGTCGTGCTCGGCTGGCGCGACCCACAGCCGGTATGTCGTCTTCACCGCGATCTGGTGCTCGACGTACGTGCAGCGGAACGCCGTGTCCGCGGGCAGCCAGGTGGCTGCGTCGCCGGATCGCTTCTGCGCGTTCGAGTGCCCGTCGACGGCGAACAGGTTCGTCGGGTCGTTCGCGAGCGCCTCACGCTCCGTCTGCGTCAGCTGCTGCGCGCCGGTGCGCCACGCGTTCTCGAGCGCGACGACGTGGTCGATCTGCACGAGGGTCGACGTCCGGTTGCCCCGCACGAAGTCCACCCGCTCGCCCGTGTACGGCGACACGAGGGTGCCGCGCAGCACCTTGCACGGGCCCTGCCGCTCGATGTCGCGCAGGTCGCGGGCGAGCACGTCGTTGCGCGTGTCGCAGCCGTTGTGGTCGACGTCGAGCCAGGCGGTGCCGAACCGGCCCTCGCGGTCGTAGCCGGTCGCGGGTGCCTTGCCCTTCACCGGCAGGGCATCGAGCTGGCGGCGCGCGGTTGCGGCTGCGGTCGCTTCGGCGTCCGTTGCTCCGGTGGGGCTGGTCGCCTCGACGGTCGGCCGGGAGGCGCGACCCGCCTCGGTCCCACCGCTCGCGTCGGTCTGGTCCGACCCTCCCGCCGTCGGTGCGGCGGTGATCGTCGGTGCGGTCGTCGACGGGAGCGGCCCCTCCGCCGCGGCGTCGGCGTCCGCGTCGGTCACGCCGGTGCTGTGCAGCAGCCAGCCGGCCAGGGCGAACACCGCGACGAGGCCGAGCGACGTCAGCGCGGTCCGGGCCGTGCGGCGCGAGGAGGTGGAGCGGGTGGAACGCGGGCGGCGTCGACGGGACGTCA
Coding sequences within it:
- a CDS encoding GPP34 family phosphoprotein; the encoded protein is MAEMLTVPESFALLQTTPDGRRSANATRFDLGLAGAVLSDLALRNAVTLHVDRVVLASWEPTGNQVLDAALGSIAAAPQHPAEWWVRHLGNGSLREAVLAGLVQRGILAEERRRTLLLFTTTRHPERDGGPEALVRSAVADVLAGHAVPSAYTATLIGLLDATNTLVAQFGPVDREHVRAVVTGDWASPAVRSVLAQIQQVAVGAATSAAMTSVIVSTNS
- a CDS encoding HNH endonuclease family protein; this encodes MTSRRRRPRSTRSTSSRRTARTALTSLGLVAVFALAGWLLHSTGVTDADADAAAEGPLPSTTAPTITAAPTAGGSDQTDASGGTEAGRASRPTVEATSPTGATDAEATAAATARRQLDALPVKGKAPATGYDREGRFGTAWLDVDHNGCDTRNDVLARDLRDIERQGPCKVLRGTLVSPYTGERVDFVRGNRTSTLVQIDHVVALENAWRTGAQQLTQTEREALANDPTNLFAVDGHSNAQKRSGDAATWLPADTAFRCTYVEHQIAVKTTYRLWVAPAEHDAMERVLRRC